Proteins from a single region of Bacteroidota bacterium:
- a CDS encoding sugar transferase: MIRFFDLLISFLGLILFSPILVIASLLIIIDSKLPVLYKQSRVGLLNRDFELYKFRTMKVNSGNNSFLTSDPEANRITSAGKVLRKFKIDELPQLWNVLKGDMSFVGPRPELRKYVNLYTEQQKEILKVKPGITDYATIKFINEEELLAKSDNPEKLYINKILPEKILLNRLYLNNIKVTEYFKIIFLTIYYIIRQRQGETKP, encoded by the coding sequence GGGTTAATTCTTTTCAGCCCGATACTCGTAATTGCTTCGTTATTGATAATAATTGATTCTAAATTACCTGTATTATACAAACAAAGCAGAGTAGGACTACTGAATCGGGATTTTGAATTATATAAATTCAGAACCATGAAAGTAAACAGTGGAAATAATTCTTTTTTAACGTCTGATCCTGAAGCTAACCGTATTACAAGTGCAGGCAAAGTACTAAGGAAATTCAAGATAGATGAACTTCCTCAGCTTTGGAATGTGCTCAAAGGAGATATGAGTTTTGTAGGTCCCAGACCGGAACTTAGAAAATATGTTAATCTTTATACTGAACAACAAAAAGAAATTCTGAAAGTAAAGCCGGGAATAACAGACTATGCTACAATAAAATTCATTAATGAAGAAGAGCTGCTGGCAAAATCTGATAATCCCGAAAAATTATATATAAATAAAATATTACCTGAGAAAATATTATTGAACAGATTATATTTAAATAATATTAAGGTAACGGAATATTTTAAAATTATTTTTCTTACAATTTACTACATAATAAGACAAAGGCAGGGGGAAACAAAGCCGTGA
- a CDS encoding polysaccharide biosynthesis protein has translation MFLNPYLKKIRNRHLLILDVLFFLISPFLALLLRVEDASFITIHIVAIFNYVLVSLFIKLIVNYYLGLYKKFWHVASIDELAKIILAFILFNTFQYAFLILLRSQVKIFDGIPNSLPLIDSFITYIFFSASRFSIRLIERLEQRKNLRGSGEKVLIYGAGKAGVKIVEEMQRHPSNGLNPVAFIDDDKKKAGLKIRGISVLGNNEILADAIKTYKISKVVIAMTLLKGEEIRNIVNICTKLGVKTRTIPNTFELLDNRVRIDSIRDIQIEDLLKREPIQTDIKQVKNLIKNKIVLVTGAGGSIGSELCRQILNCNPGKLILLGHGENSIFEIQNELHTRKKKNFNHVSIESVIADVRNKTRIDQTIIDYKPDIVFHAAAHKHVPLMEANPCEAVTNNILGTKNLIEACAKNNIQNFVMISTDKAVNPTSIMGATKRMAEMIVLKAAKDYGKNYVVVRFGNVLGSRGSVVLTFKKQIAEGGPVTITHQDIVRYFMTIPEAVQLVLQAAEIGSGGEIFVLDMGKPIKIIDLAHDMINLSGYKVGEDIKIVTTGLRPGEKLYEELFIDGEEYARTKHIKILIASNASKIIIDNLDNTVETLISHTDDNNDQIVLNYLKEMLSDFQHTKDISLTNYH, from the coding sequence ATGTTCTTAAATCCATATCTTAAAAAAATACGAAACAGACATCTGTTAATACTGGATGTGCTGTTCTTTTTAATATCACCATTTTTAGCTTTATTACTGAGAGTTGAAGACGCTTCTTTTATTACAATTCATATAGTTGCAATTTTTAATTATGTTTTAGTATCGCTCTTTATAAAATTAATTGTAAACTATTATCTTGGTCTTTATAAAAAATTCTGGCACGTTGCAAGCATAGATGAACTTGCCAAAATTATTCTTGCCTTCATTCTATTTAATACATTCCAGTATGCCTTCCTTATATTATTGAGGTCTCAGGTAAAGATTTTTGACGGCATCCCAAATTCACTTCCATTAATTGATTCATTTATAACTTATATATTCTTTTCTGCATCAAGATTCAGCATCCGATTAATAGAAAGACTTGAGCAAAGAAAAAATTTACGCGGCTCTGGTGAAAAAGTTTTAATCTACGGAGCAGGAAAAGCGGGAGTAAAAATTGTAGAAGAAATGCAAAGGCATCCAAGCAACGGATTGAATCCTGTTGCTTTTATTGATGACGACAAGAAAAAAGCCGGACTGAAAATAAGAGGTATAAGTGTTTTAGGCAACAATGAAATTTTAGCTGATGCTATAAAAACATATAAGATTTCCAAAGTAGTTATTGCTATGACTCTTCTGAAAGGTGAAGAGATTAGAAATATAGTTAACATCTGCACCAAGCTTGGAGTAAAAACAAGAACCATTCCGAATACCTTTGAGCTTCTTGATAATCGTGTTAGAATTGACAGCATAAGAGATATTCAGATTGAAGACTTATTAAAAAGAGAGCCGATTCAGACAGATATTAAGCAGGTAAAGAATTTAATTAAAAATAAAATTGTACTTGTTACAGGCGCAGGTGGTTCTATAGGAAGCGAACTTTGCAGGCAAATTTTAAATTGTAATCCGGGGAAATTAATACTTCTCGGCCATGGCGAAAATTCAATTTTTGAAATTCAAAATGAGCTGCATACCAGAAAGAAGAAAAATTTTAATCACGTTTCTATAGAATCTGTCATTGCCGATGTAAGGAATAAAACAAGAATTGACCAGACTATAATTGATTATAAACCTGATATAGTTTTTCACGCCGCTGCGCATAAGCACGTGCCTTTAATGGAGGCCAATCCATGTGAAGCGGTAACAAACAATATTCTAGGGACTAAAAATCTTATTGAAGCATGCGCTAAAAATAATATCCAAAACTTCGTAATGATTTCCACTGATAAAGCTGTGAACCCGACAAGTATCATGGGAGCTACGAAGCGTATGGCTGAAATGATTGTTCTGAAGGCAGCAAAAGATTACGGGAAAAATTACGTTGTTGTAAGATTTGGAAATGTTCTAGGAAGCAGAGGAAGCGTTGTTCTTACATTCAAAAAACAAATTGCTGAAGGCGGTCCGGTTACCATTACACATCAGGATATAGTAAGATATTTTATGACAATACCGGAAGCTGTGCAGTTAGTTCTGCAGGCAGCCGAAATAGGTTCAGGCGGTGAAATTTTTGTTTTAGATATGGGTAAACCGATAAAGATAATTGACCTTGCGCATGACATGATAAATCTTTCCGGTTATAAAGTCGGTGAAGATATTAAAATTGTGACAACAGGTCTACGCCCCGGTGAAAAGTTATACGAAGAATTATTTATTGATGGTGAAGAATATGCAAGAACAAAACACATAAAAATTCTGATTGCATCCAATGCAAGTAAAATAATAATTGACAATCTTGATAATACAGTTGAAACTCTTATATCTCATACAGATGATAATAACGACCAGATTGTTCTGAATTATTTAAAAGAAATGCTTTCGGATTTTCAGCATACAAAAGATATTTCGCTGACAAATTATCATTAA